Sequence from the Sphingomonas suaedae genome:
CGCACCTGCGGCGCCGGCCGCAGGGGGATATCCGGGCGCCGCGCCCGCCGGGCCTGGCCCGATCGTCAAGGTTTCACGGGGCAATGCGGTCACCGTTGTTCCGGTTGGGGGGAAGGACTGACATGCGGTTGAGGGGTAACAAGCTGGTCGGCCAGCTGGCTGCGGTCGCCATACTGGCATCGCCAGTCGCGGCGCCGATGCCGCTGATGGCGCAGACCGTTCATGCCAGCCCGCGCGACACGGTGCAGATCGCGACCGGCCGGGGGCGGCTGGTGACGCTCACCGCGCCGATGTCGGACATTTTCGTCGCCGATTCGAACGTCGCCGATGTGCAGGTCCGATCGCCCACCCAGCTCTGGGTCTTCGGCAAGAAGGCGGGCGAAACGACCGTCTATGCAACGACCAAGGCGGGCAAGGTCATCTATTCGACCACGGTGCGCGTCGGCAATAATTTCGACAGCGTTCAAGGCATGTTGCAGACCGCGATGCCCGAAGCGGACATTACCGCGACGACCATGAACGGCTTCGTCCTGCTCACCGGCACGGTCGCCGCGCCGCAGGATGCGGCCGAGGCTGAACGGCTGGCACAGGCATTTGTCGGCGAGGAGACCAAGATCCTGTCGCGCCTGAAGACCGCGACCCCGCTTCAGGTCAATCTTCAGGTCCGCATTGCCGAGGTAAGCCGCAGCTTCGCCAAAAATATCGGCGTCAACCTCGCCTCCGCCGACATGACCAGCGGGTTCAAGTTCGGCATCGGTCAGGGCCGCGATTTCTTCAGCCAGTGGAATCCCGGCGGCCCGCTGGGAACCGCGGCTACCGGGGCCACGGGAACTACCGTAGTAACCAATCCCGCAACTGGAACGGGGCTGTTCGGTGCGGGCAAGCTGTTCGGCCTCGACCTGCTCGGCTCACTCGATCTGGGCGAACAAAATGGCCAGGTCTCGACGCTCGCCAATCCGAATCTGACCGCATTGTCGGGCGAAACCGCCTCCTTCCTGGCGGGCGGTGAGATTCCGATCCCGGTCAGCCAGGGGCTGGGCGCGGTGACGGTCGAGTACAAGCAATATGGCGTCAGCCTCGCCTACACCCCGACGGTGCTGGCGGACGGGCGCATCTCGCTGCGCGTGCGGCCCGAAGTGTCCCAGCTATCGGCGGCGGGATCGGTCACGATCGGCGGCGTGCAGGTTCCGGCACTGACCACCCGTCGCACCGAAACGACCGTGGAACTGGGTTCCGGCCAGAGCCTGATGATCAGCGGCTTGCTTCAGAACACCCATGACAATTCGGTCGACAAGGCACCCGGTCTGGGCGACATCCCGATCCTGGGGGCGCTATTCCGTTCGAACGGATTCAAGCGCAACGAGACCGAACTGGTCATCGTCATCACCCCCTATCTGGTAAAGCCCGTCAACGCGAACCAGATCGCGCTGCCGACCGACGGCTATCGCGCGCCCAGCGACGCGGAGCGCATCCTGCTCGGCCAGCTTGGTGCCAGCGCGCCGGGGACGCGCCCGACGCCGCAAATGGCACCGCCCAGCGGAGCCGTGCCGTCCGTTGGCGCAGCGACACCGTTGGTTCCGGGCGAGCTGCCCGCGCCCGTCCAGCCGATGGCAACCCCCGCCCAACCCGCGCAGACCCCCGCAAAGCAGGGCAAGCGCAAGGGCGCCCAACCCATGCCAGGCTTTGGCTTCAACTGATCGCAGCGAGGAACGACCATGCGTAACACGATCCTTCTGCTGAGCGCCGCCGGGCTGCTCTCCGCCTGCGGGCCCAGCGGCTATGCGGGGCTGGAATCGGCGAACCAGCCGGTTGTCGCCCGCACCGATTATGTGTTCGATGCCAGCACCGCCGGCGCCTATCTGGCGCCGGGCGAGCAGGCGCGGGTCGCCGGATGGCTCGCCTCACTCCGGCTCGGCTATGGCGACCGCGTCCATGTAGATGATCCCGCAGGGACCGAGGCTGCCCGTCAGGTCGCGACCGAGGCCGCGCGCTATGGGGTGCTCCTCTCGGGTCCCGCACCGGTGACCGCAGGCCCGGTCGAGCCCGGCATGGTCCGCGTGGTGGTGAGCCGGATGCAGGCCAGCGTCCCCGGATGCCCCAACTGGTCGGACACCGGGGCGACGAACCTCAGCGCCAAGACCGGCTCCAACTATGGCTGCTCGGTCAATGGCAATCTCGCATCCATGATCGCTCAACCCGAGGATTTGGTGCGCGGCGAACCTGGCGCCGGAACCGCCGATCCGACGCAGATCACCAAATCGATCAAGGCGTTGCGCGACGCTGCGCCAAGCGGGGGCGGCGGTACCACGGTCAAGGCCGAAGGCACCGGCGGAGGCGGCCAGTGAACGCGCCATTCAATCCCCAGCGCGCCGCGCACCGCGAGCCGTTCGTCGCCTTTGTCTGCGATGAATCGACCGCCGAAGCACTCCGCCCGATCGCGATCGAACAGGGCTGGAACCCCGACAAGGTCCACAAGGGCGGGCTGCGTAACGCGGTTCAGACGCTGTCGGTCTCGGCCAGCCCCAACATCCTGTTCGTCGATCTGTCGGAAAGCGGCGACCCGCTCAACGACATCAACGCGCTGGCCGAAGTGTGCGAGCCCGGAACGGTCGTGATCGCATCGGGCCAGGTCAATGATGTGCGCCTGTACCGCGATCTCGTCGCATCGGGCATCCAGGACTATCTGCTCAAGCCGCTCAACCCCGACGTGATGCGCGAGACGTTCGTCCATGCGCAGGCGATGCTGGCGGCGCCGAAACATGCCGAGGCATCGTCGGATCGCCCGCATTGTGCGGTCGCCGTGATCGGCACGCGCGGCGGCGTCGGCGCCTCTACCCTTGCCACTTCGCTCGCCTGGCTGATGAGCGAAAAAAGCGACCGTTCGACCGCATTGCTCGATCTCGACGTCCATTTCGGCACCGGCGCGTTGACGCTCGACCTCGAACCGGGCCGCGGCCTGACCGATGCGATCGAAAATCCCAGCCGCATCGACGGGTTGTTCATCGAACGCGCGATGGTGAAGGCATCGGACAAGCTGTCGGTGCTGTCCGCCGAAGCGCCGATCAACTCGCCGGTGATGACCGATGGCGCCGCCTTCTTCCAGCTTCAGGAGGAAATTCGCAGCGCGTTCGAATGCACGGTGGTCGATCTGCCGCGCGCGATGCTGGTCAATTACCCGCACCTCATCTCCGACGTGCAGGTCGCCGTGCTCGTC
This genomic interval carries:
- a CDS encoding type II and III secretion system protein family protein, whose amino-acid sequence is MRLRGNKLVGQLAAVAILASPVAAPMPLMAQTVHASPRDTVQIATGRGRLVTLTAPMSDIFVADSNVADVQVRSPTQLWVFGKKAGETTVYATTKAGKVIYSTTVRVGNNFDSVQGMLQTAMPEADITATTMNGFVLLTGTVAAPQDAAEAERLAQAFVGEETKILSRLKTATPLQVNLQVRIAEVSRSFAKNIGVNLASADMTSGFKFGIGQGRDFFSQWNPGGPLGTAATGATGTTVVTNPATGTGLFGAGKLFGLDLLGSLDLGEQNGQVSTLANPNLTALSGETASFLAGGEIPIPVSQGLGAVTVEYKQYGVSLAYTPTVLADGRISLRVRPEVSQLSAAGSVTIGGVQVPALTTRRTETTVELGSGQSLMISGLLQNTHDNSVDKAPGLGDIPILGALFRSNGFKRNETELVIVITPYLVKPVNANQIALPTDGYRAPSDAERILLGQLGASAPGTRPTPQMAPPSGAVPSVGAATPLVPGELPAPVQPMATPAQPAQTPAKQGKRKGAQPMPGFGFN
- a CDS encoding CpaD family pilus assembly protein, which gives rise to MRNTILLLSAAGLLSACGPSGYAGLESANQPVVARTDYVFDASTAGAYLAPGEQARVAGWLASLRLGYGDRVHVDDPAGTEAARQVATEAARYGVLLSGPAPVTAGPVEPGMVRVVVSRMQASVPGCPNWSDTGATNLSAKTGSNYGCSVNGNLASMIAQPEDLVRGEPGAGTADPTQITKSIKALRDAAPSGGGGTTVKAEGTGGGGQ
- a CDS encoding AAA family ATPase — its product is MNAPFNPQRAAHREPFVAFVCDESTAEALRPIAIEQGWNPDKVHKGGLRNAVQTLSVSASPNILFVDLSESGDPLNDINALAEVCEPGTVVIASGQVNDVRLYRDLVASGIQDYLLKPLNPDVMRETFVHAQAMLAAPKHAEASSDRPHCAVAVIGTRGGVGASTLATSLAWLMSEKSDRSTALLDLDVHFGTGALTLDLEPGRGLTDAIENPSRIDGLFIERAMVKASDKLSVLSAEAPINSPVMTDGAAFFQLQEEIRSAFECTVVDLPRAMLVNYPHLISDVQVAVLVTELTLAAARDAIRIISWFKSNAPHTQLVVVANRVPTSGQLEISRKDFEGSIERKIDYLIPLETKIAVQAAKLGKPLAEAGKGTKSLAPLAEIAARVIAITDAGEDHAADKGKKAKAKGGSLLGKLTGSMKLAKKKA